The following are encoded together in the Gopherus evgoodei ecotype Sinaloan lineage chromosome 17, rGopEvg1_v1.p, whole genome shotgun sequence genome:
- the RTN4RL1 gene encoding reticulon-4 receptor-like 1 isoform X1, translating into MLRKGGYVELLLMLLGLEIHFTACCPIDCVCYPSPMTVSCQAHNFASIPEGIPENSERIFLQNNQITLLLRGHFSPSMVTLWIYSNNITFIDPDTFDEFVNLEELDLGDNRYLRALAAETFQGLVKLHALYLYKCGLSSLPSGIFGGLHNLQYLYLQDNHIEFLQDDIFVDLVNLSHLFLHGNKLWSLHQNTFRGLINLDRLLIHQNQLQWVHRRAFHDLRRLTTLFLFNNSLSELQGECLAHLGALEFLRLNGNPWSCDCKSRSLWDWLRRFRGSCSSVICESPEQMHGKDLKVLKAEDYRNCSGSESLHQIKTHTFSTADRGASKDHHSHHSSKEKGKERGVEHSLHSSQPAAPPGSRPGYRKPSKNCTSHKSRNRTFKPVSLGPQKSIHEAQDYVPDYQHKFSFGMMPTAPPKRKGKCTRRTPIRPPSGVQQAAGSSVIRASHLVFIMVLVVIIR; encoded by the coding sequence GGGGTTATGTGGAGCTGCTTCTGATGCTGTTGGGACTTGAGATTCACTTCACTGCATGCTGCCCTATTGACTGTGTATGTTACCCATCACCTATGACTGTCAGCTGCCAAGCCCACAACTTTGCATCAATTCCAGAGGGGATACCAGAAAACAGCGAGAGGATTTTCCTCCAGAACAACCAGATCACATTGCTTCTGCGAGGTCACTTTAGTCCATCCATGGTCACCTTGTGGATCTATTCCAATAACATCACCTTCATAGACCCAGACACCTTTGATGAGTTTGTTAATCTAGAAGAGCTGGATTTGGGGGATAATCGCTATTTAAGGGCTTTAGCAGCTGAGACTTTCCAAGGGCTGGTGAAGCTCCATGCCTTGTACCTGTACAAATGTGGGTTGAGCTCTTTACCCAGTGGGATATTTGGTGGCCTCCACAATCTACAATATCTTTATCTTCAAGATAACCACATAGAGTTCCTTCAGGATGATATTTTTGTTGACCTGGTCAACCTCAGCCATCTTTTTCTCCATGGAAACAAGCTGTGGAGCCTTCATCAGAACACATTTAGGGGACTAATAAACTTGGATAGGTTACTCATCCATCAAAATCAACTCCAATGGGTCCACAGACGTGCTTTTCACGATCTCCGAAGATTGACCACCCTTTTCCTGTTCAATAACAGCCTCTCTGAGCTCCAGGGGGAATGCCTCGCCCACCTGGGAGCCCTGGAGTTTCTCAGGCTGAATGGCAACCCTTGGAGCTGTGACTGCAAGTCCAGGTCACTCTGGGATTGGTTGCGCAGATTCAGAGGTTCATGTTCCAGCGTGATTTGCGAGTCTCCTGAGCAGATGCATGGCAAGGACTTAAAGGTGCTAAAAGCAGAGGACTACAGGAACTGTTCTGGGTCTGAGTCCCTCCATCAGATCAAAACAcacactttctccacagcagacAGAGGAGCCTCCAAAGACCACCACTCACACCACTCCTCCAAGGAGAAGGGTAAAGAGAGAGGGGTCGAGCACAGTTTACACAGCAGTCAACCAGCAGCACCTCCCGGTTCACGTCCAGGTTACAGAAAGCCCAGCAAGAACTGCACCAGCCACAAAAGCCGCAACCGAACCTTTAAGCCAGTGTCTCTGGGGCCACAGAAAAGCATTCATGAGGCTCAGGACTATGTGCCTGACTACCAGCACAAATTCAGCTTCGGCATGATGCCAACTGCACCACCCAAGCGGAAGGGTAAGTGCACCCGGCGGACACCCATCAGACCCCCCAGTGGAGTACAGCAGGCAGCTGGGAGCTCGGTGATCAGGGCCTCTCATCTAGTTTTTATAATGGTTTTAGTGGTCATAATACGCTGA
- the RTN4RL1 gene encoding reticulon-4 receptor-like 1 isoform X2: protein MLLGLEIHFTACCPIDCVCYPSPMTVSCQAHNFASIPEGIPENSERIFLQNNQITLLLRGHFSPSMVTLWIYSNNITFIDPDTFDEFVNLEELDLGDNRYLRALAAETFQGLVKLHALYLYKCGLSSLPSGIFGGLHNLQYLYLQDNHIEFLQDDIFVDLVNLSHLFLHGNKLWSLHQNTFRGLINLDRLLIHQNQLQWVHRRAFHDLRRLTTLFLFNNSLSELQGECLAHLGALEFLRLNGNPWSCDCKSRSLWDWLRRFRGSCSSVICESPEQMHGKDLKVLKAEDYRNCSGSESLHQIKTHTFSTADRGASKDHHSHHSSKEKGKERGVEHSLHSSQPAAPPGSRPGYRKPSKNCTSHKSRNRTFKPVSLGPQKSIHEAQDYVPDYQHKFSFGMMPTAPPKRKGKCTRRTPIRPPSGVQQAAGSSVIRASHLVFIMVLVVIIR from the coding sequence ATGCTGTTGGGACTTGAGATTCACTTCACTGCATGCTGCCCTATTGACTGTGTATGTTACCCATCACCTATGACTGTCAGCTGCCAAGCCCACAACTTTGCATCAATTCCAGAGGGGATACCAGAAAACAGCGAGAGGATTTTCCTCCAGAACAACCAGATCACATTGCTTCTGCGAGGTCACTTTAGTCCATCCATGGTCACCTTGTGGATCTATTCCAATAACATCACCTTCATAGACCCAGACACCTTTGATGAGTTTGTTAATCTAGAAGAGCTGGATTTGGGGGATAATCGCTATTTAAGGGCTTTAGCAGCTGAGACTTTCCAAGGGCTGGTGAAGCTCCATGCCTTGTACCTGTACAAATGTGGGTTGAGCTCTTTACCCAGTGGGATATTTGGTGGCCTCCACAATCTACAATATCTTTATCTTCAAGATAACCACATAGAGTTCCTTCAGGATGATATTTTTGTTGACCTGGTCAACCTCAGCCATCTTTTTCTCCATGGAAACAAGCTGTGGAGCCTTCATCAGAACACATTTAGGGGACTAATAAACTTGGATAGGTTACTCATCCATCAAAATCAACTCCAATGGGTCCACAGACGTGCTTTTCACGATCTCCGAAGATTGACCACCCTTTTCCTGTTCAATAACAGCCTCTCTGAGCTCCAGGGGGAATGCCTCGCCCACCTGGGAGCCCTGGAGTTTCTCAGGCTGAATGGCAACCCTTGGAGCTGTGACTGCAAGTCCAGGTCACTCTGGGATTGGTTGCGCAGATTCAGAGGTTCATGTTCCAGCGTGATTTGCGAGTCTCCTGAGCAGATGCATGGCAAGGACTTAAAGGTGCTAAAAGCAGAGGACTACAGGAACTGTTCTGGGTCTGAGTCCCTCCATCAGATCAAAACAcacactttctccacagcagacAGAGGAGCCTCCAAAGACCACCACTCACACCACTCCTCCAAGGAGAAGGGTAAAGAGAGAGGGGTCGAGCACAGTTTACACAGCAGTCAACCAGCAGCACCTCCCGGTTCACGTCCAGGTTACAGAAAGCCCAGCAAGAACTGCACCAGCCACAAAAGCCGCAACCGAACCTTTAAGCCAGTGTCTCTGGGGCCACAGAAAAGCATTCATGAGGCTCAGGACTATGTGCCTGACTACCAGCACAAATTCAGCTTCGGCATGATGCCAACTGCACCACCCAAGCGGAAGGGTAAGTGCACCCGGCGGACACCCATCAGACCCCCCAGTGGAGTACAGCAGGCAGCTGGGAGCTCGGTGATCAGGGCCTCTCATCTAGTTTTTATAATGGTTTTAGTGGTCATAATACGCTGA